Proteins encoded together in one Caldicellulosiruptor saccharolyticus DSM 8903 window:
- the recR gene encoding recombination mediator RecR → MQAKENAISKLIQQLEKLPGIGQKTAQRLAFYIINMKNEDVKALAEAILSAKNSTKLCKICCNFTEGDICHICSDDKRDRSIICVVEEPQDVVALEKVKEYKGLYHVLHGAISPLKGKYPEQLTIDVLLKRLADTNVKEVIIATNPDVDGEATASYLARLIKPMGIKVTRIARGIPVGGDIEYADEVTILKAIEGRKEI, encoded by the coding sequence ATGCAAGCAAAAGAAAATGCTATCTCAAAACTTATCCAGCAGCTTGAAAAACTGCCTGGCATAGGCCAAAAAACTGCACAGAGGCTTGCTTTTTATATAATTAATATGAAAAATGAAGATGTAAAAGCATTGGCAGAGGCAATCTTAAGTGCCAAAAATAGCACAAAATTGTGCAAAATATGTTGCAACTTTACAGAAGGTGATATTTGTCATATATGCAGTGACGATAAAAGAGACAGAAGCATAATTTGTGTTGTTGAGGAGCCTCAGGATGTTGTAGCCCTTGAAAAGGTAAAAGAATACAAGGGACTTTACCATGTACTGCATGGTGCAATATCACCGCTCAAAGGTAAATATCCTGAACAGCTGACAATTGATGTTCTTCTAAAAAGACTTGCTGATACTAATGTAAAAGAAGTAATAATTGCTACAAACCCGGATGTGGATGGTGAGGCAACAGCGTCATACTTGGCAAGACTTATAAAGCCAATGGGTATTAAAGTGACAAGAATTGCCCGTGGTATTCCGGTTGGCGGTGATATTGAATACGCAGATGAGGTAACAATTCTCAAAGCAATTGAAGGAAGAAAAGAGATTTAG
- a CDS encoding DUF1292 domain-containing protein encodes MDMFADNVVTLVDEEGREISFEMLDKVNYNGNDYIVLLPLEEIEKEDEEAEVIILRIEDRDGEEVYVGVEDEEELENVFEIFQSRFDDEDFDMYDEEDEE; translated from the coding sequence ATGGATATGTTTGCAGACAATGTTGTAACATTAGTAGATGAGGAAGGAAGAGAGATATCATTTGAAATGCTCGATAAGGTCAATTACAATGGTAATGACTATATAGTCCTTCTTCCTTTAGAAGAGATTGAAAAGGAAGACGAAGAGGCAGAGGTCATCATACTGCGAATTGAAGATAGAGACGGAGAAGAGGTCTATGTTGGTGTAGAAGATGAGGAGGAGCTTGAAAACGTATTTGAAATCTTCCAGTCCCGCTTTGACGATGAAGACTTTGACATGTATGATGAAGAAGATGAAGAATAA
- a CDS encoding YbaB/EbfC family nucleoid-associated protein — translation MAKNRFPGLGGGFNINQLQKQAKKIQEEIEKLQEELNQREIEATAGGGAVKVVINGKKEIKSIEISPEVVDPDDIETLQDLIVACVNEAIRKVEKMIEEEMQKVAGFGFTGLF, via the coding sequence CCAGGACTTGGTGGCGGTTTTAACATAAATCAGCTTCAAAAACAGGCAAAAAAAATACAAGAGGAGATAGAAAAGCTACAAGAAGAGTTAAACCAAAGAGAAATTGAAGCTACTGCAGGTGGAGGTGCAGTGAAGGTTGTTATAAACGGCAAAAAAGAGATTAAAAGTATTGAGATTTCCCCAGAGGTTGTTGATCCAGATGACATTGAAACACTTCAGGATCTGATAGTTGCATGTGTAAATGAGGCAATTAGAAAGGTTGAAAAAATGATAGAAGAAGAAATGCAAAAGGTAGCAGGTTTTGGGTTTACAGGTCTTTTTTGA
- a CDS encoding pro-sigmaK processing inhibitor BofA family protein, with the protein MKILDFLIRFLFTCCFIVLFNFLFEPYGLHIGFNIVNLAVGTLIGFPGFALLFILAFLFWK; encoded by the coding sequence ATGAAAATATTGGATTTTCTAATTAGATTTTTGTTCACTTGCTGTTTTATTGTGCTTTTTAATTTCTTATTTGAACCATACGGACTTCACATTGGGTTTAACATTGTAAACCTTGCAGTTGGTACATTAATAGGATTTCCCGGTTTTGCCTTGCTTTTTATTCTGGCCTTTCTTTTTTGGAAATAG
- a CDS encoding NAD-dependent epimerase/dehydratase family protein encodes MAVLVTGGAGFIGSHIVDKLIEKNYDVCVVDNLSAGNLKNINPKAKFYKLDIRDNLEDIFKENKIEYCIHQAAQVSVTKSMEDPILDCSVNILGTLNLLSFCAKYEIKKFIYASSAAVYGEPQYLPIDESHPKNPMSFYGISKLTAEKYIERFAQSHGFEYVIFRYSNVYGPRQDPFGEGGVISIFCERMQNNKDVTIFGDGNQTRDFIFVEDVAEANYLALQNPIKGTFNLSTNTRVSINELFGIISGLTGYQKSAVYTQKRPGDIQHSTLDNSLLKSLLSWSPKYSLKEGLTKTIEYFKNRTV; translated from the coding sequence TTGGCTGTACTTGTGACAGGTGGTGCAGGCTTTATTGGCTCACATATTGTAGACAAGCTAATTGAGAAGAACTATGATGTGTGTGTTGTCGATAACCTGAGTGCAGGGAATCTCAAAAATATAAATCCAAAAGCCAAATTTTATAAACTTGACATTCGAGATAACTTAGAAGATATATTTAAGGAGAACAAAATTGAATATTGTATTCATCAGGCAGCACAGGTAAGTGTGACAAAGTCAATGGAAGACCCAATTTTGGACTGTAGCGTGAATATTTTGGGTACACTGAATTTATTGAGTTTTTGCGCAAAGTACGAGATAAAAAAGTTTATCTATGCTTCATCAGCTGCAGTCTATGGAGAGCCTCAGTATCTTCCTATAGATGAAAGTCACCCAAAAAATCCGATGTCATTTTACGGAATATCTAAGCTCACGGCAGAAAAGTATATAGAAAGATTTGCACAAAGTCATGGCTTTGAGTACGTTATTTTCAGATATTCAAATGTCTATGGACCAAGACAAGATCCATTTGGAGAAGGTGGAGTTATTTCAATATTTTGTGAAAGAATGCAAAATAACAAAGATGTTACGATTTTTGGTGATGGCAATCAAACTCGAGATTTTATATTTGTAGAAGATGTTGCTGAAGCAAATTATCTTGCACTTCAAAATCCGATAAAAGGTACATTTAATTTGAGTACAAATACAAGAGTTTCTATAAATGAGCTATTTGGAATAATTTCAGGCTTGACAGGATATCAAAAAAGCGCTGTATATACGCAAAAAAGACCAGGGGATATTCAACACAGCACGCTTGACAACAGTTTACTAAAAAGTCTGCTTTCATGGAGTCCAAAATATTCGTTAAAAGAAGGGCTTACAAAAACCATTGAATATTTTAAAAATAGAACTGTTTAG
- the fapR gene encoding transcription factor FapR, translating to MAKLSRKERHRLLLQKIKENPFITDEELAEEFGCSVQTIRLDRAILDIKEVRERIKEMAKESLGKLKTISPRDVVGEIIDIELGSYAIATFEPELWMTFSNSQMVKGQHIYAFAESIAMSVIDAKAALIGIANIKYKTPVFANDRLVARAELKKKRNNKYIVWVFIKRNNEEVFRGKFILVAIDDENKETGQTGV from the coding sequence ATGGCAAAGTTATCCAGAAAGGAAAGACACAGGTTGCTACTGCAGAAAATAAAAGAAAATCCGTTTATAACAGATGAGGAACTTGCAGAGGAGTTTGGTTGTTCTGTCCAAACAATTAGGCTTGACAGGGCTATATTGGACATCAAAGAGGTAAGAGAAAGAATAAAAGAGATGGCAAAAGAAAGTCTTGGAAAACTCAAGACTATCTCACCACGGGATGTTGTTGGTGAGATAATTGACATAGAACTTGGCAGCTATGCTATTGCCACTTTTGAGCCAGAGCTTTGGATGACCTTTTCAAATTCTCAAATGGTAAAAGGGCAGCATATCTATGCGTTTGCAGAGTCTATTGCAATGTCTGTGATTGACGCAAAAGCAGCACTTATCGGTATTGCAAATATCAAGTACAAAACGCCTGTCTTTGCAAATGACAGGCTTGTTGCCAGGGCTGAGCTTAAGAAAAAGAGAAATAACAAGTATATAGTGTGGGTGTTTATCAAAAGGAACAATGAAGAGGTCTTTAGAGGCAAGTTTATTCTTGTTGCAATAGATGATGAAAACAAAGAAACAGGCCAGACAGGAGTGTAA
- the galU gene encoding UTP--glucose-1-phosphate uridylyltransferase GalU: MKKLIKKAIIPAAGLGTRFLPATKAQPKEMLPIVDKPTIQYIVEEALESGIESILIVTGRGKRAIEDHFDKSFELEVALENKKDFDSLQMIRKIADYNVHYIRQKEPRGLGDAVYCARLFIDNEPFAVLLGDDIIISDKPCLKQLIEVYEEYRTTILGVQKVPEEDVSKYGIVAGKQIEDRIYKVKDLVEKPKKEESPSNIAVLGRYIITPEILNILEHTKEGIGGEIQLTDALRELSKKEAMYAYEFEGKRYDVGNKLGFLQATVEIALSREDIGKDFYNYLVTIVNAKDYKEKLSQLEKI, encoded by the coding sequence ATGAAAAAGCTTATAAAGAAAGCAATCATTCCTGCGGCAGGACTTGGGACAAGATTTTTGCCTGCAACAAAGGCCCAGCCCAAAGAGATGCTTCCTATTGTTGACAAGCCTACAATACAGTATATAGTTGAAGAAGCGTTAGAATCGGGAATAGAGAGCATTTTAATAGTCACAGGACGCGGCAAAAGAGCTATAGAAGACCATTTTGACAAGTCATTTGAGCTTGAGGTTGCTCTTGAGAACAAAAAGGACTTTGATAGCCTTCAGATGATAAGAAAGATTGCTGACTACAATGTGCATTATATCCGTCAAAAAGAGCCAAGGGGTTTGGGTGATGCTGTTTACTGTGCAAGACTTTTTATTGACAATGAACCTTTTGCTGTACTTTTAGGTGATGACATAATTATATCGGACAAGCCTTGTTTAAAACAGCTAATTGAGGTGTACGAAGAGTACAGGACAACAATTTTGGGTGTTCAAAAGGTACCAGAAGAAGATGTTAGCAAATACGGAATTGTTGCAGGAAAGCAGATTGAAGATAGAATTTACAAGGTAAAAGACCTTGTTGAGAAGCCAAAGAAGGAAGAATCACCTTCAAATATTGCTGTTTTGGGAAGGTACATAATCACACCAGAGATTTTAAACATATTGGAACACACAAAAGAAGGAATTGGAGGAGAGATTCAGCTTACTGATGCCTTAAGAGAGCTTTCAAAGAAAGAGGCTATGTACGCCTATGAGTTTGAAGGAAAAAGATATGATGTTGGGAACAAGCTTGGGTTCTTGCAGGCAACAGTTGAGATTGCACTTTCAAGAGAAGATATCGGAAAAGATTTTTATAACTATCTTGTCACAATTGTAAATGCTAAAGATTATAAAGAAAAATTAAGTCAATTAGAAAAGATTTAA